A window from Mauremys reevesii isolate NIE-2019 linkage group 9, ASM1616193v1, whole genome shotgun sequence encodes these proteins:
- the SEPTIN2 gene encoding septin-2 isoform X2, with product MVVGESGLGKSTLINSLFLTDLYPERIIPGAAEKIERTVQIEASTVEIEERGVKLRLTVVDTPGYGDAINCRDCFKTIISYIDEQFERYLHDESGLNRRHIVDNRVHCCFYFISPFGHGLKPLDVEFMKAIHNKVNIVPVIAKADTLTLKERERLKKRILDEIEQHSIKIYHLPDAESDEDEDFKEQTRLLKVSIPFCVVGSNQLIEAKGKKVRGRFYPWGVVEVENPEHNDFLKLRTMLITHMQDLQEVTQDLHYENFRSERLKRGGRLYACFAHACNAMQRLEKCIGCHWMWCNECQELGVLVPQLKNTDHTIITPRARTMLERILKHAIRWQYVENLKRKPDQGKAFKVTCKWDASKHFLRGGSFT from the exons GTGAATCTGGATTGGGAAAATCTACACTAATAAACAGCCTGTTCTTGACCGATCTCTACCCAGAAAGGATAATCCCAGGAGCAGCCg AAAAAATTGAAAGGACTGTGCAGATCGAAGCTTCAACAGTTGAAATCGAGGAAAGGGGTGTTAAACTCCGTTTGACAGTTGTAGATACACCAGGATATGGTGATGCCATCAATTGTCGGGACTG TTTTAAGACCATCATTTCTTATATTGATGAGCAGTTTGAGCGGTATCTGCATGATGAGAGTGGCTTGAACAGGCGGCATATTGTAGATAACCGGGTACACTGTTGCTTCTACTTCATTTCCCCATTTGGTCATGG TCTTAAGCCCTTGGATGTTGAGTTTATGAAGGCCATACACAACAAAGTGAATATTGTACCTGTAATTGCAAAAGCTGATACACTTACTCTGAAGGAACGGGAAAGGCTGAAAAAAAGG ATTCTGGATGAAATTGAGCAACATAGCATCAAGATTTATCACCTGCCTGATGCAGAATCAGATGAGGATGAAGATTTTAAAGAACAGACCAGGCTCCTGAAG GTCAGTATCCCATTTTGTGTAGTGGGATCCAATCAGTTGATTGAAGCCAAAGGTAAAAAAGTTAGAGGTCGTTTCTACCCATGGGGTGTAGTTGAAGTGGAGAACCCAGAACACAACGACTTCCTGAAGCTGAGAACCATGCTAAT taCCCATATGCAGGATCTTCAGGAGGTGACCCAGGACCTTCACTATGAGAACTTCCGCTCTGAGAGACTTAAAAGAGGCGGCAGGTT ATATGCATGCTTCGCTCATGCCTGCAATGCTATGCAACGACTGGAGAAGTGTATCGGCTGCCACTGGATGTGGTGCAACgaatgccaggagctgggagtcctggtgCCACAGTTGAAGAATACAGATCACACTATCATCACTCCAAGAGCTAGAACCATGCTGGAGAGGATCCTGAAGCATGCCATCCGCTGGCAATACGTGGAAAACCTGAAACGGAAGCCGGACCAGGGCAAGGCATTCAAGGTGACATGCAAGTGGGACGCCAGCAAGCACTTCCTCCGTGGAGGCAGCTTCACCTGA